The sequence CCCCTCCCCGCGACGGCGTGACACCGCCAGATGTCGTACAACGAATCCGTACGACCTGACGCTGTGGTCCAGCATAGTCACGCAGTGTGACAGTGGCGCCATGCAAAAGGAGATGCAGGAACAACTCTGCGCCCGCACCGCGTTCTACCGCCGCGAGCACCGATCGGTCTCGGGGGCGCGGCAGTTCGCCCGTACCGCCCTCCCCGACTGGGACCTGGACCACCTCGCGGACGATGTCCTGCTGTGTGTGAGCGAACTGGCCACCAACGCCCTGCTGCACGGCGTGCCGCCCGGCCGTGGGTACCGGTTGTGCCTGTCGCTGGACGAGGGCGGGCTGCTGCGGGTCGAGGTGCACGACAGCGGTACCGGGGAGCCGCGATTGCCCGTGCCGCTGCCGTACGACGGTGACGAGGACGAGGGCGAGTCCGGGCGGGGGTTGCTGTTGGTGTCCGCGCTCGCCGACGCGTGGGGCGTCGGCGAGCGCGTGCCGGGGAAGATCGTGTGGTGCGAGTTCCGCTGCTACGGCAAGAACTACGGCAAGAACTGCGCCACGGGCTACGGCAAGAACTACGGCAATCCGTGAACGTGCGGGCCGACCGCGTTCGACCAGGCGTTGCCGTTCGCCGCGTCCCAGTTGGTCGACCAGGTCATGGCGCCGCGGAGGCCGGGGTAGGTCCGGGCGGGCTTGAAGGAGCCGCAGGAGGTGCCCCGGGTGAGGCAGTCCAGGGCCGCGTTGACGACGGACGGGGCGACATAGCCGCTGCCCGCGCCCCGTGTGGAGGCGGGCAGGCCCAGACCCACCTGCGAGGGGTCGAGGCCGCCTTCGAGCTGGATGCAGGCCAGGGCGGTGAGGAAGTCGACGGTGCCCTGGGAGTAGACCTTGCCGTCGCAGCCGAGCATGGAACCGCTGTTGTAGTACTGCATGTTGACGACGGTGAGGATGTCCTTGACGTTCAGT is a genomic window of Streptomyces sp. Edi2 containing:
- a CDS encoding ATP-binding protein; this translates as MQKEMQEQLCARTAFYRREHRSVSGARQFARTALPDWDLDHLADDVLLCVSELATNALLHGVPPGRGYRLCLSLDEGGLLRVEVHDSGTGEPRLPVPLPYDGDEDEGESGRGLLLVSALADAWGVGERVPGKIVWCEFRCYGKNYGKNCATGYGKNYGNP